DNA from Ignisphaera sp.:
AAGGCCTATAAGCTCCCAATGCATAAAGAGGTACAAGATATTATCTGTTAATACAAGATTGGTCATGGAGCCTATGAACAATATGAATAGAGAATAGTATCTTACATAGTCTCTCTCGCTATGCATATAGCCTATGCTATACAATGTTGATAGAAATCCAATTAGATTGACTATTAAAGCAAAAATCTTTGATATTGCATCGACTCTAAACGGCACTCCTACAATTGTTAGAATGGTGTTGTTATTGACAACGATTTGCAGTAGTACTGAGGCTAAGAAAGAGATGAGTGTCGAGGCTATGGATATTAGCTCAACCAACTTCCTCTTACTAACACCAAACAACAGTATTAATGCCACGCCTATGAAGTTTGTGAATAGAGTTAGAGACAATATCAATTCTCCAACCATAAGCTACCCCCTCATCGAGCTTAGCTCATCTATATTCTCAATCTTGAATCTCCTTGCAAGAGATATCATAAAAGAAATGAGCGCTGCCTCGCCTCCCCCAAACAAAGAGGTCAATACTATGATTATCCATTGCACAGTTTCCAAGTTGCTAAGCAAAACTGCGGCAAGAAGTATAATCGACAATTCTATGGATAGAAAACCGATTAATATCTTCATCATGTTTTTCCATTGAATTATTGCAACCACACCCGCAAAAAACAATATTAAACTTGGTACAAGAGCTTCCATCACCTGCCCTCACCCATGAGAGTTATTATAGCAACATTTATGCTGACAAAAAACAGTATTACTGCGAGAAAGTCTTGGATAGGCACCTTTAGAACAACACTAGCTTTTCCGCCGAGTTGAGTTTGTAGACCAAAGCCACTGATAACAGCAAGAGAACAAGCAACGCTAATTATGGTTAATACAGCAATTTTTATGGCATTGCTACGCCAATTTATGCTACTAGGTTGTGGTAGCACAAATGTGGCTAGATACATTAGAGCTACAATAATACCAGAAAACATGAATATCACGATCAAGCCTACATACACTGCTACGTAAATGCCTATTGAGGCGCCGATTAGAAGGCTCCCTACAAAGATCTCTAATACGCATCTCCAAGCCTTTACATCTAGCAAGGCCAAGACAATCATTATCGCTCCAGCGAAACTAAGCAGAACCTCTAGCATTTTGACCCCGGCCTCAATATGACTAGTTCTCTCCTCATTTCAATAGCATTAAACTGGCAAACTTGTGCACATAAACCACAGTATATACATTTGAAGTAATTGAACTCTGGTCTTCTAACTGGCAATGTCCTGCCACCAACATTCTTCTCACCGACAATCTTCATTGTTATGGCATTGCTAGGGCAGTTCATAGCGCATAGTGAACAACCAGTGCATTTCTCTGGTATTAATACGGGGTATCCTCTGCTATATGGGCTAAAAACACCTTTTTCTACCTCTGCCAGAGGCTCTGTAGATGGTTTTGAAAAAAGGCTCTTCACAACTTCCTTCAACATTGTCAACTGTGCCATTATATCAGCCCAACACCTTTCAATATGAACAGTATAAAGGCTTGGATAACAAGCATTACTATACCTCTTTCCCAAAGCCTCTGGGGCATAAAAACTTCTCTGACTCTAACAGCCATGCCCTGCAATATTACAAGCAGTACCAATACAATAATCATCTTAGCAATAAAGTATATTGGATATAGCCAGGGAAAATCATAGGCCATAGGGCCTTGCCCACCCCCCAGAAACGCTGTTGTTATTAAAGCAATACCATACACCATTTCCAGATCCTTGCCCAGCTGTATGAAGGCTAGTCTTCTACAACAGTATTCGGTCATCCAGCCAGCAGCTATCTCCTGCTTCGCATGAGGTAGATCAAATGGCGGTTTCTCT
Protein-coding regions in this window:
- a CDS encoding 4Fe-4S binding protein — its product is MAQLTMLKEVVKSLFSKPSTEPLAEVEKGVFSPYSRGYPVLIPEKCTGCSLCAMNCPSNAITMKIVGEKNVGGRTLPVRRPEFNYFKCIYCGLCAQVCQFNAIEMRRELVILRPGSKC